Proteins encoded together in one Felis catus isolate Fca126 chromosome B3, F.catus_Fca126_mat1.0, whole genome shotgun sequence window:
- the CDAN1 gene encoding codanin-1 isoform X4 produces the protein MAAVLESLLREEVSVAAAVRWIARSAQSSEDDPGEAAALSSLRPLRKEFVPFLLNFLREQSSRVLPQGPPTPAKAPGSSAALPGRPGGPPRGGRGARSQLFPPTEPSSTAAAEAPSARRGGRRRGPGPGRERGGRGSGGLEEGVSGESSPWAGGRRPRGSGSPGSPSLARSDPPNLSNLEEFPPVGSVPPGPAGTKPSRRINPTPVSEERSLSKPKTCFTSPPINCVPSSQSSVPDTSPWGHGLPPGCRSLQEEREMLRKERSKQLQQSPTPACPTSESGSPLPSRTGNLTAEPADPARVSSRQRLELIALIYSSCIAENLVPNLFLELFFVLQLLTARRMVATKESDLEPIPGALDSLESPLFQSVHDCVFFAVQVLEHQFQVLSYLDKGTLKLLAENERLLCFSPALQGRLRAAYEGSVAKVSLAMPPSAQAVSFQPETDNRANFSSDRAFHTFKKQRDVFFEVLREWEDRHEEPGWDFEKGLGSRIRAMMGQLSAACSHSHFVRLFQKQLLQMCQSPSGTGGTVLGEAPDVLSMLGADKLGRLRRLQERLVAPQSSGGPCPPPTFPGCQGFFRDFILSASSFQFNQHLMDSLSLKIRELNSLALPQPEPSDEDGESDVDWQGERRQFAMVLLSLRLLAKFLGFVAFLPYRGPEPPPTRELQDSILALRSQVPPALDVRALLQQGLRARRAVLTVPWLVEFLSLADHIVPLLDYYRSIFTLLLHLHRSLVLSKESEGEMCFLNKLLLLAVLGWLFQIPTVPEDLFFLEEGQLDTFEVDTVTSEQGLDGMPVVDQHLLYTCCPYIGELRKLLASWVSGSSGRSGGFVRKITPTTTTGLGAQPPRTTQGLQAQLAQAFFHNQPPSLRRTVEFVAERIGSNCVKHIKATLVADLVRQAESLLQEQLVTQGQEGGDPAQLLEILCSQLCPHGAQALTRGREFCQKKSPGAVRALLPEETPAAVLSSAENIAVGLATEKACAWLSANITALIRREVKAAVSRTLRAQGPEPAARGERRGCSRACEHHAPLPSHLISEIKDVLALAVGPRDPEEGVSPEHLEQLLGQLGQTLRCRQFLCPPAEQHLAKCSVELASLLVADQIPVLGPPVQHRLERGQARRLLHMLLSLWKDDFQVPVPLQLLLSPRNLGLLADTRPREWDLLLFLLRELVEKGLMGRTEIEACLGSLHDAQWPKDFSEELATLFNPLLAEPHMPEPQLRACELVQTNRGTVLAQS, from the exons ATGGCGGCCGTTTTGGAGTCGCTGCTGCGAGAGGAGGTGTCGGTCGCAGCCGCGGTGAGGTGGATCGCGCGCAGCGCCCAGAGTTCGGAG GATGACCCCGGGGAGGCGGCCGCGCTGAGCTCCCTCCGGCCACTGCGGAAGGAATTCGTGCCATTCCTGCTGAACTTCCTGAGGGAGCAGAGCAGCCGCGTCCTCCCGCAgggccccccaacccccgccaagGCCCCGGGCTCCTCGGCAGCTCTGCCTGGGAGGCCCGGGGGCCCGCCGCGGGGCGGCCGCGGGGCGCGCAGCCAGCTCTTCCCTCCGACGGAGCCTTCCAGCACCGCCGCCGCCGAGGCCCCTTCGGCCCGCCgagggggcaggaggcggggccCGGGGCCGGGTCGCGAGCGGGGTGGCCGCGGCTCCgggggcctggaggagggggtcAGCGGAGAGAGTTCGCCTTGGGCCGGGGGCCGGAGGCCCAGGGGATCTGGCAGCCCCGGCAGCCCCAGCCTCGCGCGCTCTGATCCGCCAAACCTCAGCAACCTGGAGGAGTTCCCTCCCGTAGGCTCGGTTCCCCCCGGCCCTGCAGG GACGAAGCCTTCGCGCAGGATCAATCCAACTCCGGTGAGCGAAGAGCGGTCACTGTCCAAGCCCAAGACCTGCTTCACCTCACCCCCAATCAACTGTGTCCCCAGTTCCCAATCCTCAGTCCCGGACACTAGCCCTTGGGGCCATGGCCTTCCCCCAGGGTGCAGAAGTCTGCAAGAGGAACGGGAGATGCTCAGGAAGGAGCG CTCTAAGCAGCTGCAGCAGTCACCTACTCCCGCCTGTCCCACCTCAGAATCGgggtctcccctccccagccggACAGGTAACCTCACAGCTGAGCCCGCTGACCCTGCCAGAGTGTCTTCCCGCCAGCGCCTAGAGCTGATAGCCCTCATCTACTCTTCGTGCATCGCAG AGAACCTGGTACCAAACCTCTTCTTGGAGCTTTTCTTCGTCCTTCAACTCCTTACTGCTCGGAGGATGGTGGCCACGAAGGAGAGTGACCTTGAACCAATTCCGGGAGCACTAG ATTCCCTGGAAAGCCCTCTGTTCCAGAGTGTCCATGATTGTGTCTTCTTTGCAGTACAGGTTTTGGAGCATCAGTTTCA GGTTCTTTCCTACTTGGACAAAGGGACCTTAAAACTGTTGGCTGAGAATGAGCGGCTGCTGTGCTTTTCACCAGCTCTGCAAGGCCGCCTCCGAGCTGCCTATGAGGGCAGTGTTGCCAAG GTCTCTCTGGCGATGCCACCGTCTGCTCAAGCTGTCTCCTTTCAGCCAGAAACTGACAATCGTGCCAACTTCTCCAGTGACCGAGCctttcatacttttaaaaaacaaag GGATGTGTTTTTTGAGGTGCTTCGAGAGTGGGAAGATCGGCATgaggagcctggctgggatttTGAGAAGGGCTTGGGCAGCAGGATCAG AGCCATGATGGGTCAGCTCTCTGCAGCCTGCAGCCACAGCCATTTCGTTCGGCTTTTCCAGAAACAACTTCTCCAG ATGTGTCAGAGTCCCAGTGGCACCGGAGGCACGGTCTTGGGTGAAGCTCCAGATGTGTTAAGTATGCTTGGAGCTGACAAACTGGGGCGGTTGCGGCGCCTACAGGAGAGGCTTGTGGCCCCTCAGAGCAGCGGGGGGCCCTGTCCGCCCCCCACCTTCCCGGGCTGTCAGGGATTCTTCAGGGACTTCATCCTGAGCGCCAGCAG CTTCCAGTTTAATCAGCATCTCATGGACAGTCTGAGTTTAAAGATCCGGGAGCTCAACAGCCTTGCCCTGCCACAGCCTGAGCCCAGTGACGAAGATGGGGAGTCAGATGTGGACTGGCAG GGTGAACGGAGGCAGTTTGCCATGGTGCTGCTCAGCCTGAGGCTTCTGGCTAAATTCCTGGGCTTTGTGGCTTTCCTGCCATACCGGGGGCCTGAGCCACCCCCCACCCGTGAGCTCCAGGACTCCATTCTGGCCCTGAGGAGCCAG GTGCCCCCGGCCCTGGATGTGCGGGCGCTGTTGCAGCAGGGGCTGCGGGCCCGCCGAGCCGTGCTCACGGTGCCCTGGCTGGTGGAGTTCCTCTCCCTCGCTGACCACATTGTGCCACTGCTGGACTATTACCGCAGCATCTTCACTCTCCTGCTCCACCTACATCG GAGCTTGGTCTTGTCAAAGGAAAGCGAGGGGGAGATGTGTTTCCTTAACAAGTTGCTGCTGCTTGCTGTTCTGGGCTGGCTTTTCCAG ATTCCCACAGTCCCTGAGGATCTGTTCTTTCTGGAAGAGGGTCAGTTGGATACTTTTGAGGTGGATACAGTAACTTCAGAGCAAGGGTTG GATGGCATGCCTGTGGTGGACCAGCACCTACTCTACACCTGCTGCCCCTATATTG GAGAGCTCCGAAAACTGCTCGCTTCGTGGGTGTCAGGCAGCAGTGGGCGGAGTGGAGGCTTTGTGAGGAAGAtcactcccaccaccaccacgggTCTTGGAGCCCAGCCTCCCCGGACCACCCAGGGGCTGCAG GCACAGCTGGCCCAAGCCTTTTTCCACAACCAGCCACCTTCCCTGCGCAGGACTGTGGAATTTGTGGCTGAAAGAATCGGCTCTAACTGTGTCAAACACATCAA GGCCACACTGGTGGCAGATCTGGTACGCCAGGCTGAGTCGCTTCTTCAGGAGCAGCTGGTGACGCAGGGACAGGAAGGGGGTGATCCAGCCCAGCTGTTGGAGATCTTGTGTTCCCAGCTGTGCCCCCACGGGGCCCAGGCACTGACCCGGGGGCGGGA GTTCTGTCAGAAGAAGAGCCCTGGGGCAGTACGGGCACTGCTTCCCGAGGAGACCCCGGCAGCT GTTCTAAGCAGCGCAGAGAACATTGCTGTGGGGCTTGCGACAGAGAAGGCCTGTGCCTGGTTGTCAGCCAACATCACAG CACTGATCAGGAGGGAGGTGAAGGCGGCAGTGAGTCGCACACTTCGAGCCCAGGGTCCTGAACCAGCTGCCCGGGGGGAGCGGAGGGGCTGCTCCCGAGCCTGTGAGCAccacgctcccctcccctcccacctcatcTCCGAGATCAAA GATGTGCTCGCTCTGGCTGTGGGGCCCCGGGACCCTGAGGAGGGAGTCTCTCCGGAGCATCTGGAGCAGCTCCTGGGCCAGCTGGGCCAGACACTGCGGTGCCGCCAG TTCCTGTGCCCGCCTGCAGAGCAGCATCTGGCAAAGTGCTCGGTGGAGTTAGCATCCCTCCTTG TGGCAGACCAGATCCCTGTCCTCGGGCCCCCGGTGCAGCACCGGCTGGAGAGAGGACAGGCTCGCAGGCTCCTGCACATGCTGCTTTCCCTGTGGAAGGATGACTTTCAGGTGCCGGTTCCACTGCAGCTGCTGCTGAGCCCAAGAAACCTGGGGCTTCTGGCAGACACTCGGCCAAGGGAG TGGGACCTGCTGCTGTTCTTGCTCCGGGAGCTGGTAGAGAAAGGGCTGATGGGACGGACAGAGATAGAGGCCTGCCTGGGCAGCCTCCATGATGCCCAGTGGCCAAAG GACTTCTCTGAAGAATTAGCAACACTGTTCAACCCACTTCTAGCTGAGCCTCACATGCCAGAACCCCAGCTAAGAGCTTGTGAGCTGGTGCAAACAAACAGGGGGACTGTGCTGGCCCAGAGCTAG
- the CDAN1 gene encoding codanin-1 isoform X3: MAAVLESLLREEVSVAAAVRWIARSAQSSEDDPGEAAALSSLRPLRKEFVPFLLNFLREQSSRVLPQGPPTPAKAPGSSAALPGRPGGPPRGGRGARSQLFPPTEPSSTAAAEAPSARRGGRRRGPGPGRERGGRGSGGLEEGVSGESSPWAGGRRPRGSGSPGSPSLARSDPPNLSNLEEFPPVGSVPPGPAGRTKPSRRINPTPVSEERSLSKPKTCFTSPPINCVPSSQSSVPDTSPWGHGLPPGCRSLQEEREMLRKERSKQLQQSPTPACPTSESGSPLPSRTGNLTAEPADPARVSSRQRLELIALIYSSCIAENLVPNLFLELFFVLQLLTARRMVATKESDLEPIPGALDSLESPLFQSVHDCVFFAVQVLEHQFQVLSYLDKGTLKLLAENERLLCFSPALQGRLRAAYEGSVAKVSLAMPPSAQAVSFQPETDNRANFSSDRAFHTFKKQRDVFFEVLREWEDRHEEPGWDFEKGLGSRIRAMMGQLSAACSHSHFVRLFQKQLLQMCQSPSGTGGTVLGEAPDVLSMLGADKLGRLRRLQERLVAPQSSGGPCPPPTFPGCQGFFRDFILSASSFQFNQHLMDSLSLKIRELNSLALPQPEPSDEDGESDVDWQGERRQFAMVLLSLRLLAKFLGFVAFLPYRGPEPPPTRELQDSILALRSQVPPALDVRALLQQGLRARRAVLTVPWLVEFLSLADHIVPLLDYYRSIFTLLLHLHRSLVLSKESEGEMCFLNKLLLLAVLGWLFQIPTVPEDLFFLEEGQLDTFEVDTVTSEQGLDGMPVVDQHLLYTCCPYIGELRKLLASWVSGSSGRSGGFVRKITPTTTTGLGAQPPRTTQGLQAQLAQAFFHNQPPSLRRTVEFVAERIGSNCVKHIKATLVADLVRQAESLLQEQLVTQGQEGGDPAQLLEILCSQLCPHGAQALTRGREFCQKKSPGAVRALLPEETPAAVLSSAENIAVGLATEKACAWLSANITALIRREVKAAVSRTLRAQGPEPAARGERRGCSRACEHHAPLPSHLISEIKDVLALAVGPRDPEEGVSPEHLEQLLGQLGQTLRCRQFLCPPAEQHLAKCSVELASLLVADQIPVLGPPVQHRLERGQARRLLHMLLSLWKDDFQVPVPLQLLLSPRNLGLLADTRPREWDLLLFLLRELVEKGLMGRTEIEACLGSLHDAQWPKDFSEELATLFNPLLAEPHMPEPQLRACELVQTNRGTVLAQS, encoded by the exons ATGGCGGCCGTTTTGGAGTCGCTGCTGCGAGAGGAGGTGTCGGTCGCAGCCGCGGTGAGGTGGATCGCGCGCAGCGCCCAGAGTTCGGAG GATGACCCCGGGGAGGCGGCCGCGCTGAGCTCCCTCCGGCCACTGCGGAAGGAATTCGTGCCATTCCTGCTGAACTTCCTGAGGGAGCAGAGCAGCCGCGTCCTCCCGCAgggccccccaacccccgccaagGCCCCGGGCTCCTCGGCAGCTCTGCCTGGGAGGCCCGGGGGCCCGCCGCGGGGCGGCCGCGGGGCGCGCAGCCAGCTCTTCCCTCCGACGGAGCCTTCCAGCACCGCCGCCGCCGAGGCCCCTTCGGCCCGCCgagggggcaggaggcggggccCGGGGCCGGGTCGCGAGCGGGGTGGCCGCGGCTCCgggggcctggaggagggggtcAGCGGAGAGAGTTCGCCTTGGGCCGGGGGCCGGAGGCCCAGGGGATCTGGCAGCCCCGGCAGCCCCAGCCTCGCGCGCTCTGATCCGCCAAACCTCAGCAACCTGGAGGAGTTCCCTCCCGTAGGCTCGGTTCCCCCCGGCCCTGCAGG CAGGACGAAGCCTTCGCGCAGGATCAATCCAACTCCGGTGAGCGAAGAGCGGTCACTGTCCAAGCCCAAGACCTGCTTCACCTCACCCCCAATCAACTGTGTCCCCAGTTCCCAATCCTCAGTCCCGGACACTAGCCCTTGGGGCCATGGCCTTCCCCCAGGGTGCAGAAGTCTGCAAGAGGAACGGGAGATGCTCAGGAAGGAGCG CTCTAAGCAGCTGCAGCAGTCACCTACTCCCGCCTGTCCCACCTCAGAATCGgggtctcccctccccagccggACAGGTAACCTCACAGCTGAGCCCGCTGACCCTGCCAGAGTGTCTTCCCGCCAGCGCCTAGAGCTGATAGCCCTCATCTACTCTTCGTGCATCGCAG AGAACCTGGTACCAAACCTCTTCTTGGAGCTTTTCTTCGTCCTTCAACTCCTTACTGCTCGGAGGATGGTGGCCACGAAGGAGAGTGACCTTGAACCAATTCCGGGAGCACTAG ATTCCCTGGAAAGCCCTCTGTTCCAGAGTGTCCATGATTGTGTCTTCTTTGCAGTACAGGTTTTGGAGCATCAGTTTCA GGTTCTTTCCTACTTGGACAAAGGGACCTTAAAACTGTTGGCTGAGAATGAGCGGCTGCTGTGCTTTTCACCAGCTCTGCAAGGCCGCCTCCGAGCTGCCTATGAGGGCAGTGTTGCCAAG GTCTCTCTGGCGATGCCACCGTCTGCTCAAGCTGTCTCCTTTCAGCCAGAAACTGACAATCGTGCCAACTTCTCCAGTGACCGAGCctttcatacttttaaaaaacaaag GGATGTGTTTTTTGAGGTGCTTCGAGAGTGGGAAGATCGGCATgaggagcctggctgggatttTGAGAAGGGCTTGGGCAGCAGGATCAG AGCCATGATGGGTCAGCTCTCTGCAGCCTGCAGCCACAGCCATTTCGTTCGGCTTTTCCAGAAACAACTTCTCCAG ATGTGTCAGAGTCCCAGTGGCACCGGAGGCACGGTCTTGGGTGAAGCTCCAGATGTGTTAAGTATGCTTGGAGCTGACAAACTGGGGCGGTTGCGGCGCCTACAGGAGAGGCTTGTGGCCCCTCAGAGCAGCGGGGGGCCCTGTCCGCCCCCCACCTTCCCGGGCTGTCAGGGATTCTTCAGGGACTTCATCCTGAGCGCCAGCAG CTTCCAGTTTAATCAGCATCTCATGGACAGTCTGAGTTTAAAGATCCGGGAGCTCAACAGCCTTGCCCTGCCACAGCCTGAGCCCAGTGACGAAGATGGGGAGTCAGATGTGGACTGGCAG GGTGAACGGAGGCAGTTTGCCATGGTGCTGCTCAGCCTGAGGCTTCTGGCTAAATTCCTGGGCTTTGTGGCTTTCCTGCCATACCGGGGGCCTGAGCCACCCCCCACCCGTGAGCTCCAGGACTCCATTCTGGCCCTGAGGAGCCAG GTGCCCCCGGCCCTGGATGTGCGGGCGCTGTTGCAGCAGGGGCTGCGGGCCCGCCGAGCCGTGCTCACGGTGCCCTGGCTGGTGGAGTTCCTCTCCCTCGCTGACCACATTGTGCCACTGCTGGACTATTACCGCAGCATCTTCACTCTCCTGCTCCACCTACATCG GAGCTTGGTCTTGTCAAAGGAAAGCGAGGGGGAGATGTGTTTCCTTAACAAGTTGCTGCTGCTTGCTGTTCTGGGCTGGCTTTTCCAG ATTCCCACAGTCCCTGAGGATCTGTTCTTTCTGGAAGAGGGTCAGTTGGATACTTTTGAGGTGGATACAGTAACTTCAGAGCAAGGGTTG GATGGCATGCCTGTGGTGGACCAGCACCTACTCTACACCTGCTGCCCCTATATTG GAGAGCTCCGAAAACTGCTCGCTTCGTGGGTGTCAGGCAGCAGTGGGCGGAGTGGAGGCTTTGTGAGGAAGAtcactcccaccaccaccacgggTCTTGGAGCCCAGCCTCCCCGGACCACCCAGGGGCTGCAG GCACAGCTGGCCCAAGCCTTTTTCCACAACCAGCCACCTTCCCTGCGCAGGACTGTGGAATTTGTGGCTGAAAGAATCGGCTCTAACTGTGTCAAACACATCAA GGCCACACTGGTGGCAGATCTGGTACGCCAGGCTGAGTCGCTTCTTCAGGAGCAGCTGGTGACGCAGGGACAGGAAGGGGGTGATCCAGCCCAGCTGTTGGAGATCTTGTGTTCCCAGCTGTGCCCCCACGGGGCCCAGGCACTGACCCGGGGGCGGGA GTTCTGTCAGAAGAAGAGCCCTGGGGCAGTACGGGCACTGCTTCCCGAGGAGACCCCGGCAGCT GTTCTAAGCAGCGCAGAGAACATTGCTGTGGGGCTTGCGACAGAGAAGGCCTGTGCCTGGTTGTCAGCCAACATCACAG CACTGATCAGGAGGGAGGTGAAGGCGGCAGTGAGTCGCACACTTCGAGCCCAGGGTCCTGAACCAGCTGCCCGGGGGGAGCGGAGGGGCTGCTCCCGAGCCTGTGAGCAccacgctcccctcccctcccacctcatcTCCGAGATCAAA GATGTGCTCGCTCTGGCTGTGGGGCCCCGGGACCCTGAGGAGGGAGTCTCTCCGGAGCATCTGGAGCAGCTCCTGGGCCAGCTGGGCCAGACACTGCGGTGCCGCCAG TTCCTGTGCCCGCCTGCAGAGCAGCATCTGGCAAAGTGCTCGGTGGAGTTAGCATCCCTCCTTG TGGCAGACCAGATCCCTGTCCTCGGGCCCCCGGTGCAGCACCGGCTGGAGAGAGGACAGGCTCGCAGGCTCCTGCACATGCTGCTTTCCCTGTGGAAGGATGACTTTCAGGTGCCGGTTCCACTGCAGCTGCTGCTGAGCCCAAGAAACCTGGGGCTTCTGGCAGACACTCGGCCAAGGGAG TGGGACCTGCTGCTGTTCTTGCTCCGGGAGCTGGTAGAGAAAGGGCTGATGGGACGGACAGAGATAGAGGCCTGCCTGGGCAGCCTCCATGATGCCCAGTGGCCAAAG GACTTCTCTGAAGAATTAGCAACACTGTTCAACCCACTTCTAGCTGAGCCTCACATGCCAGAACCCCAGCTAAGAGCTTGTGAGCTGGTGCAAACAAACAGGGGGACTGTGCTGGCCCAGAGCTAG
- the CDAN1 gene encoding codanin-1 isoform X1, with product MAAVLESLLREEVSVAAAVRWIARSAQSSEVTAPTRPQAWPESAFRDDPGEAAALSSLRPLRKEFVPFLLNFLREQSSRVLPQGPPTPAKAPGSSAALPGRPGGPPRGGRGARSQLFPPTEPSSTAAAEAPSARRGGRRRGPGPGRERGGRGSGGLEEGVSGESSPWAGGRRPRGSGSPGSPSLARSDPPNLSNLEEFPPVGSVPPGPAGRTKPSRRINPTPVSEERSLSKPKTCFTSPPINCVPSSQSSVPDTSPWGHGLPPGCRSLQEEREMLRKERSKQLQQSPTPACPTSESGSPLPSRTGNLTAEPADPARVSSRQRLELIALIYSSCIAENLVPNLFLELFFVLQLLTARRMVATKESDLEPIPGALDSLESPLFQSVHDCVFFAVQVLEHQFQVLSYLDKGTLKLLAENERLLCFSPALQGRLRAAYEGSVAKVSLAMPPSAQAVSFQPETDNRANFSSDRAFHTFKKQRDVFFEVLREWEDRHEEPGWDFEKGLGSRIRAMMGQLSAACSHSHFVRLFQKQLLQMCQSPSGTGGTVLGEAPDVLSMLGADKLGRLRRLQERLVAPQSSGGPCPPPTFPGCQGFFRDFILSASSFQFNQHLMDSLSLKIRELNSLALPQPEPSDEDGESDVDWQGERRQFAMVLLSLRLLAKFLGFVAFLPYRGPEPPPTRELQDSILALRSQVPPALDVRALLQQGLRARRAVLTVPWLVEFLSLADHIVPLLDYYRSIFTLLLHLHRSLVLSKESEGEMCFLNKLLLLAVLGWLFQIPTVPEDLFFLEEGQLDTFEVDTVTSEQGLDGMPVVDQHLLYTCCPYIGELRKLLASWVSGSSGRSGGFVRKITPTTTTGLGAQPPRTTQGLQAQLAQAFFHNQPPSLRRTVEFVAERIGSNCVKHIKATLVADLVRQAESLLQEQLVTQGQEGGDPAQLLEILCSQLCPHGAQALTRGREFCQKKSPGAVRALLPEETPAAVLSSAENIAVGLATEKACAWLSANITALIRREVKAAVSRTLRAQGPEPAARGERRGCSRACEHHAPLPSHLISEIKDVLALAVGPRDPEEGVSPEHLEQLLGQLGQTLRCRQFLCPPAEQHLAKCSVELASLLVADQIPVLGPPVQHRLERGQARRLLHMLLSLWKDDFQVPVPLQLLLSPRNLGLLADTRPREWDLLLFLLRELVEKGLMGRTEIEACLGSLHDAQWPKDFSEELATLFNPLLAEPHMPEPQLRACELVQTNRGTVLAQS from the exons ATGGCGGCCGTTTTGGAGTCGCTGCTGCGAGAGGAGGTGTCGGTCGCAGCCGCGGTGAGGTGGATCGCGCGCAGCGCCCAGAGTTCGGAGGTAACAGCGCCGACACGCCCCCAGGCCTGGCCCGAGTCTGCTTTCCGC GATGACCCCGGGGAGGCGGCCGCGCTGAGCTCCCTCCGGCCACTGCGGAAGGAATTCGTGCCATTCCTGCTGAACTTCCTGAGGGAGCAGAGCAGCCGCGTCCTCCCGCAgggccccccaacccccgccaagGCCCCGGGCTCCTCGGCAGCTCTGCCTGGGAGGCCCGGGGGCCCGCCGCGGGGCGGCCGCGGGGCGCGCAGCCAGCTCTTCCCTCCGACGGAGCCTTCCAGCACCGCCGCCGCCGAGGCCCCTTCGGCCCGCCgagggggcaggaggcggggccCGGGGCCGGGTCGCGAGCGGGGTGGCCGCGGCTCCgggggcctggaggagggggtcAGCGGAGAGAGTTCGCCTTGGGCCGGGGGCCGGAGGCCCAGGGGATCTGGCAGCCCCGGCAGCCCCAGCCTCGCGCGCTCTGATCCGCCAAACCTCAGCAACCTGGAGGAGTTCCCTCCCGTAGGCTCGGTTCCCCCCGGCCCTGCAGG CAGGACGAAGCCTTCGCGCAGGATCAATCCAACTCCGGTGAGCGAAGAGCGGTCACTGTCCAAGCCCAAGACCTGCTTCACCTCACCCCCAATCAACTGTGTCCCCAGTTCCCAATCCTCAGTCCCGGACACTAGCCCTTGGGGCCATGGCCTTCCCCCAGGGTGCAGAAGTCTGCAAGAGGAACGGGAGATGCTCAGGAAGGAGCG CTCTAAGCAGCTGCAGCAGTCACCTACTCCCGCCTGTCCCACCTCAGAATCGgggtctcccctccccagccggACAGGTAACCTCACAGCTGAGCCCGCTGACCCTGCCAGAGTGTCTTCCCGCCAGCGCCTAGAGCTGATAGCCCTCATCTACTCTTCGTGCATCGCAG AGAACCTGGTACCAAACCTCTTCTTGGAGCTTTTCTTCGTCCTTCAACTCCTTACTGCTCGGAGGATGGTGGCCACGAAGGAGAGTGACCTTGAACCAATTCCGGGAGCACTAG ATTCCCTGGAAAGCCCTCTGTTCCAGAGTGTCCATGATTGTGTCTTCTTTGCAGTACAGGTTTTGGAGCATCAGTTTCA GGTTCTTTCCTACTTGGACAAAGGGACCTTAAAACTGTTGGCTGAGAATGAGCGGCTGCTGTGCTTTTCACCAGCTCTGCAAGGCCGCCTCCGAGCTGCCTATGAGGGCAGTGTTGCCAAG GTCTCTCTGGCGATGCCACCGTCTGCTCAAGCTGTCTCCTTTCAGCCAGAAACTGACAATCGTGCCAACTTCTCCAGTGACCGAGCctttcatacttttaaaaaacaaag GGATGTGTTTTTTGAGGTGCTTCGAGAGTGGGAAGATCGGCATgaggagcctggctgggatttTGAGAAGGGCTTGGGCAGCAGGATCAG AGCCATGATGGGTCAGCTCTCTGCAGCCTGCAGCCACAGCCATTTCGTTCGGCTTTTCCAGAAACAACTTCTCCAG ATGTGTCAGAGTCCCAGTGGCACCGGAGGCACGGTCTTGGGTGAAGCTCCAGATGTGTTAAGTATGCTTGGAGCTGACAAACTGGGGCGGTTGCGGCGCCTACAGGAGAGGCTTGTGGCCCCTCAGAGCAGCGGGGGGCCCTGTCCGCCCCCCACCTTCCCGGGCTGTCAGGGATTCTTCAGGGACTTCATCCTGAGCGCCAGCAG CTTCCAGTTTAATCAGCATCTCATGGACAGTCTGAGTTTAAAGATCCGGGAGCTCAACAGCCTTGCCCTGCCACAGCCTGAGCCCAGTGACGAAGATGGGGAGTCAGATGTGGACTGGCAG GGTGAACGGAGGCAGTTTGCCATGGTGCTGCTCAGCCTGAGGCTTCTGGCTAAATTCCTGGGCTTTGTGGCTTTCCTGCCATACCGGGGGCCTGAGCCACCCCCCACCCGTGAGCTCCAGGACTCCATTCTGGCCCTGAGGAGCCAG GTGCCCCCGGCCCTGGATGTGCGGGCGCTGTTGCAGCAGGGGCTGCGGGCCCGCCGAGCCGTGCTCACGGTGCCCTGGCTGGTGGAGTTCCTCTCCCTCGCTGACCACATTGTGCCACTGCTGGACTATTACCGCAGCATCTTCACTCTCCTGCTCCACCTACATCG GAGCTTGGTCTTGTCAAAGGAAAGCGAGGGGGAGATGTGTTTCCTTAACAAGTTGCTGCTGCTTGCTGTTCTGGGCTGGCTTTTCCAG ATTCCCACAGTCCCTGAGGATCTGTTCTTTCTGGAAGAGGGTCAGTTGGATACTTTTGAGGTGGATACAGTAACTTCAGAGCAAGGGTTG GATGGCATGCCTGTGGTGGACCAGCACCTACTCTACACCTGCTGCCCCTATATTG GAGAGCTCCGAAAACTGCTCGCTTCGTGGGTGTCAGGCAGCAGTGGGCGGAGTGGAGGCTTTGTGAGGAAGAtcactcccaccaccaccacgggTCTTGGAGCCCAGCCTCCCCGGACCACCCAGGGGCTGCAG GCACAGCTGGCCCAAGCCTTTTTCCACAACCAGCCACCTTCCCTGCGCAGGACTGTGGAATTTGTGGCTGAAAGAATCGGCTCTAACTGTGTCAAACACATCAA GGCCACACTGGTGGCAGATCTGGTACGCCAGGCTGAGTCGCTTCTTCAGGAGCAGCTGGTGACGCAGGGACAGGAAGGGGGTGATCCAGCCCAGCTGTTGGAGATCTTGTGTTCCCAGCTGTGCCCCCACGGGGCCCAGGCACTGACCCGGGGGCGGGA GTTCTGTCAGAAGAAGAGCCCTGGGGCAGTACGGGCACTGCTTCCCGAGGAGACCCCGGCAGCT GTTCTAAGCAGCGCAGAGAACATTGCTGTGGGGCTTGCGACAGAGAAGGCCTGTGCCTGGTTGTCAGCCAACATCACAG CACTGATCAGGAGGGAGGTGAAGGCGGCAGTGAGTCGCACACTTCGAGCCCAGGGTCCTGAACCAGCTGCCCGGGGGGAGCGGAGGGGCTGCTCCCGAGCCTGTGAGCAccacgctcccctcccctcccacctcatcTCCGAGATCAAA GATGTGCTCGCTCTGGCTGTGGGGCCCCGGGACCCTGAGGAGGGAGTCTCTCCGGAGCATCTGGAGCAGCTCCTGGGCCAGCTGGGCCAGACACTGCGGTGCCGCCAG TTCCTGTGCCCGCCTGCAGAGCAGCATCTGGCAAAGTGCTCGGTGGAGTTAGCATCCCTCCTTG TGGCAGACCAGATCCCTGTCCTCGGGCCCCCGGTGCAGCACCGGCTGGAGAGAGGACAGGCTCGCAGGCTCCTGCACATGCTGCTTTCCCTGTGGAAGGATGACTTTCAGGTGCCGGTTCCACTGCAGCTGCTGCTGAGCCCAAGAAACCTGGGGCTTCTGGCAGACACTCGGCCAAGGGAG TGGGACCTGCTGCTGTTCTTGCTCCGGGAGCTGGTAGAGAAAGGGCTGATGGGACGGACAGAGATAGAGGCCTGCCTGGGCAGCCTCCATGATGCCCAGTGGCCAAAG GACTTCTCTGAAGAATTAGCAACACTGTTCAACCCACTTCTAGCTGAGCCTCACATGCCAGAACCCCAGCTAAGAGCTTGTGAGCTGGTGCAAACAAACAGGGGGACTGTGCTGGCCCAGAGCTAG